One Brassica napus cultivar Da-Ae chromosome C2, Da-Ae, whole genome shotgun sequence DNA window includes the following coding sequences:
- the LOC106364586 gene encoding LOB domain-containing protein 24 gives MNPKRCAACRYLRRRCPKDCVFSPYFPPNNPEKFACVHRIYGAGNVSKMLQQLPVQTRAEAVESLCFEATCRIEDPVYGCVGMISLLQTQIQKTESLLARTQAEITVAQIKHSQNQHSEFM, from the exons ATGAATCCTAAAAGATGTGCTGCTTGCAGATATCTGAGAAGAAGATGTCCAAAAGATTGCGTTTTCTCACCTTATTTCCCTCCAAACAATCCTGAAAAATTTGCATGTGTCCACAGAATCTATGGtgctggaaatgtttccaaaatgcTTCAG caactTCCTGTTCAGACAAGAGCTGAAGCAGTGGAATCTTTATGCTTTGAAGCAACATGTAGAATTGAAGATCCTGTTTATGGATGTGTTGGGATGATTTCTTTACTCCAGACTCAAATCCAGAAAACTGAAAGTCTTCTGGCTAGAACTCAAGCTGAGATCACTGTTGCTCAAATCAAACATAGCCAAAACCAACATTCTGAGTTTATGTAA
- the LOC106367141 gene encoding glyceraldehyde-3-phosphate dehydrogenase GAPA1, chloroplastic: MASATFSVPKPSLQGFTEFSGLRSSSASLPFGKKLSSDEFVSAITFQTSAMGSSGGYRKGVTEAKLKVAINGFGRIGRNFLRCWHGRKDSPFDVIAINDTGGVKQASHLLKYDSTLGIFDADVKPSGDAALSVDGKIIKVVSNRNPSLLPWKELGIDIVIEGTGVFVDREGAGKHIEAGAKKVIITAPGKGDIPTYVVGVNADAYNPDEPIISNASCTTNCLAPFVKVLDQKFGIIKGTMTTTHSYTGDQRLLDASHRDLRRARAAALNIVPTSTGAAKAVALVLPNLKGKLNGIALRVPTPNVSVVDLVVQVTKKTFAEEVNAAFRDSAEKELKGILEVCDEPLVSVDFRCSDVSSTIDSSLTMVMGDDMVKVIAWYDNEWGYSQRVVDLADIVANNWK, from the exons ATGGCTTCGGCTACTTTCTCTGTGCCAAAACCATCTCTTCAG GGTTTCACTGAGTTCTCAGGATTGAGAAGCTCCTCTGCTTCTCTCCCCTTCGGCAAGAAACTCTCTTCCGATGAGTTTGTCTCCGCCATCACTTTCCAGACTTCTGCA ATGGGAAGCAGTGGTGGATACAGGAAAGGTGTGACCGAGGCTAAACTAAAAGTAGCCATCAATGGCTTCGGTCGGATCGGGAGGAACTTCTTGAGATGCTGGCATGGTCGTAAGGACTCTCCCTTTGATGTCATTGCCATCAACGATACCGGTGGTGTCAAGCAAGCTTCACATCTCCTTAAATACGACTCTACTCTTGGAATCTTCGACGCGGATGTGAAACCTTCCGGAGACGCTGCTCTCTCTGTTGATGGAAAGATCATCAAGGTTGTGTCTAACCGCAACCCGTCTCTTCTTCCCTGGAA GGAGTTGGGAATAGACATAGTCATTGAAGGAACAGGAGTGTTTGTGGATAGAGAAGGTGCAGGGAAACACATTGAAGCTGGAGCCAAGAAGGTTATCATTACAGCTCCAGGCAAAGGAGACATCCCAACTTATGTTGTTGGTGTCAACGCTGATGCTTACAATCCTGATGAACCTATCATTAGCAATGCATCTTGCACTACTAACTGTCTTGCTCCCTTTGTCAAAGTTCTCGACCAAAAGTTCG GTATCATAAAGGGTACAATGACAACAACTCACTCATACACCGGTGACCAGAGGTTACTAGACGCTAGCCACCGTGATCTAAGGAGAGCAAGAGCAGCTGCATTAAACATTGTTCCCACATCTACAGGAGCAGCTAAAGCCGTGGCTCTCGTGCTCCCTAACCTCAAAGGAAAACTCAACGGAATCGCTCTCCGTGTACCAACACCTAACGTGTCAGTGGTTGATCTCGTTGTGCAGGTCACCAAGAAGACTTTCGCTGAGGAAGTTAACGCTGCTTTCAGAGACTCCGCAGAGAAAGAGCTTAAAGGTATCCTTGAAGTCTGCGATGAGCCGCTTGTGTCAGTTGATTTCAGATGTTCAGATGTGTCGTCCACCATTGATTCTTCGCTCACTATGGTGATGGGAGATGATATGGTTAAGGTGATTGCTTGGTATGATAATGAATGGGGTTACTCACAGAGAGTTGTTGATTTGGCTGACATTGTTGCCAACAACTGGAAGTGA
- the LOC106367140 gene encoding probable magnesium transporter NIPA8 isoform X1, which produces MGEWVIGAFINIFGSVAINFGTNLLKLGHNERERLALQDSGGGKTPLKPIIHFQTWRVGILVFLLGNCLNFISFGYAAQSLLAALGSIQFVSNIAFAYVVLNKMVTVKVLVATAFIVLGNVFLVAFGNHQSPVFTPEQLAEKYSNLTFLVYCGILIIIVAVNHFLYRKGEVLLISVPGQEISSYWKLLLPFSYAVVSGAIGSCSVLFAKSLSNLLRLAMSSSYQLHSWFTYSMLLLFLGTAGFWMTRLNEGLFLCDAILIVPMFQIAWTFFSICTGFIYFQEFQVFDALRTTMFILGMMCVFIGISLLAPDDTRGNETKDSTSSLDSIVSSEEDRLIPQSFEDGHSKDTRVAVQGMYMKAADLISKTKAACLTALGFGEDSINASAILVMPMVSSKITGFRGNGLERAKILSMRGGSGWSKLAMQEEGTRMLEKTSHHHPSKA; this is translated from the exons ATGGGAGAGTGGGTCATTGGAGCtttcatcaatatttttggAAGCGTTGCTATTAATTTCGGCACTAACCTTCTCAAATTGGGACATAACGAG AGAGAAAGGCTAGCTTTACAGGATAGTGGTGGTGGAAAGACGCCGTTGAAGCCCATTATACATTTTCAGACATGGAGAGTTG GGATCCTTGTCTTTCTTCTTGGGAATTGCCTCAATTTCATTTCCTTTGGTTATGCTGCTCAG TCTCTTCTAGCAGCTCTTGGTTCCATTCAGTTTGTATCCAACATAGCCTTTGCTTATGTTGTACTGAACAAAATGGTCACCGTTAA AGTACTTGTTGCTACGGCCTTTATTGTTCTTGGAAACGTTTTCCTTGTAGCTTTTGGTAATCACCAGTCTCCAG TTTTCACACCAGAACAGTTGGCAGAGAAATACAGCAATCTGACATTCTTGGTCTACTGTGGGATTTTGATTATAATCGTAGCTGTAAACCATTTCCTCTATAG GAAAGGAGAAGTGTTGTTGATATCTGTACCTGGACAAGAGATTAGCTCCTATTGGAAACTGTTGCTTCCTTTCTCATATGCTGTGGTCTCCGGCGCTATAGGATCATGTTCCGTTTTATTCGCCAAGTCACT CTCAAACTTGCTGAGGTTGGCCATGTCTAGTAGCTATCAATTGCATAGCTGGTTCACATACTCTATGCTTCTTTTATTTCTTGGTACAGCTGGATTCTGG ATGACAAGATTGAATGAAGGGTTGTTTCTTTGTGATGCAATTCTCATAGTTCCAATGTTTCAGATTGCTTGGACTTTCTTTTCCATCTGTACTGGATTCATCTACTTTCAAGAGTTTCAG GTCTTCGACGCGTTAAGAACAACAATGTTCATATTAGGAATGATGTGCGTGTTCATAGGCATATCGTTACTAGCACCTGATGATACAAGAGGCAACGAGACAAAAGACAGTACATCATCTCTGGACTCAATAGTGTCCTCGGAAGAGGACAGGTTGATACCACAATCATTTGAAGATGGACATAGCAAAGACACAAGAGTAGCTGTACAAGGAATGTATATGAAAGCAGCTGATCTAATTTCCAAAACAAAG GCTGCTTGTTTAACGGCATTGGGCTTTGGTGAAGACTCTATCAACGCATCTGCTATTCTTGTGATGCCAATGGTATCTTCCAAGATTACAGGGTTTAGAGGAAACGGGCTCGAGAGGGCTAAGATATTGTCCATGAGAGGAGGATCAGGATGGAGCAAACTAGCCATGCAAGAAGAAGGAACAAGAATGCTTGAAAAGACATCTCATCATCACCCTTCAAAGGCTTAA
- the LOC106367140 gene encoding probable magnesium transporter NIPA8 isoform X2: protein MESWDPCLSSWELPQFHFLWLCCSALGSIQFVSNIAFAYVVLNKMVTVKVLVATAFIVLGNVFLVAFGNHQSPVFTPEQLAEKYSNLTFLVYCGILIIIVAVNHFLYRKGEVLLISVPGQEISSYWKLLLPFSYAVVSGAIGSCSVLFAKSLSNLLRLAMSSSYQLHSWFTYSMLLLFLGTAGFWMTRLNEGLFLCDAILIVPMFQIAWTFFSICTGFIYFQEFQVFDALRTTMFILGMMCVFIGISLLAPDDTRGNETKDSTSSLDSIVSSEEDRLIPQSFEDGHSKDTRVAVQGMYMKAADLISKTKAACLTALGFGEDSINASAILVMPMVSSKITGFRGNGLERAKILSMRGGSGWSKLAMQEEGTRMLEKTSHHHPSKA, encoded by the exons ATGGAGAGTTG GGATCCTTGTCTTTCTTCTTGGGAATTGCCTCAATTTCATTTCCTTTGGTTATGCTGCTCAG CTCTTGGTTCCATTCAGTTTGTATCCAACATAGCCTTTGCTTATGTTGTACTGAACAAAATGGTCACCGTTAA AGTACTTGTTGCTACGGCCTTTATTGTTCTTGGAAACGTTTTCCTTGTAGCTTTTGGTAATCACCAGTCTCCAG TTTTCACACCAGAACAGTTGGCAGAGAAATACAGCAATCTGACATTCTTGGTCTACTGTGGGATTTTGATTATAATCGTAGCTGTAAACCATTTCCTCTATAG GAAAGGAGAAGTGTTGTTGATATCTGTACCTGGACAAGAGATTAGCTCCTATTGGAAACTGTTGCTTCCTTTCTCATATGCTGTGGTCTCCGGCGCTATAGGATCATGTTCCGTTTTATTCGCCAAGTCACT CTCAAACTTGCTGAGGTTGGCCATGTCTAGTAGCTATCAATTGCATAGCTGGTTCACATACTCTATGCTTCTTTTATTTCTTGGTACAGCTGGATTCTGG ATGACAAGATTGAATGAAGGGTTGTTTCTTTGTGATGCAATTCTCATAGTTCCAATGTTTCAGATTGCTTGGACTTTCTTTTCCATCTGTACTGGATTCATCTACTTTCAAGAGTTTCAG GTCTTCGACGCGTTAAGAACAACAATGTTCATATTAGGAATGATGTGCGTGTTCATAGGCATATCGTTACTAGCACCTGATGATACAAGAGGCAACGAGACAAAAGACAGTACATCATCTCTGGACTCAATAGTGTCCTCGGAAGAGGACAGGTTGATACCACAATCATTTGAAGATGGACATAGCAAAGACACAAGAGTAGCTGTACAAGGAATGTATATGAAAGCAGCTGATCTAATTTCCAAAACAAAG GCTGCTTGTTTAACGGCATTGGGCTTTGGTGAAGACTCTATCAACGCATCTGCTATTCTTGTGATGCCAATGGTATCTTCCAAGATTACAGGGTTTAGAGGAAACGGGCTCGAGAGGGCTAAGATATTGTCCATGAGAGGAGGATCAGGATGGAGCAAACTAGCCATGCAAGAAGAAGGAACAAGAATGCTTGAAAAGACATCTCATCATCACCCTTCAAAGGCTTAA
- the LOC106364585 gene encoding nodulation receptor kinase-like yields the protein MSATPAAAIGGAVGALALIALLFLVLWFCIFRHKNASETTGSSDPSSQEGRNVAMELSMRESRRFGMEELAQATKSFTSKSLIGTGKFGEVYKGLLQDGVLVAIKRRHGLPTQEFVNEVRYLSSIKHRNLVTLLGYCQESNTQFLVYEYVPNGSVSYHLYGAGGSRLEFRNRLAISIGAAKGLAHLHSLSPRLIHKDFKTANVLVDENFIAKVADAGVRNFLGREDAGTSSHVVADHIFLSPEVQEFRRYSEKSDVYAFGVFLLELVSGREASEPSPSSSTQTLVEWMQNITDYTEIPAMIDERLGGTYTAEGVEEVITLTLICLDVSSEKRPAMSYVVTELERILDKEVSLTTVMGEGTPTVTLGSQLFKASK from the exons ATGTCAGCAACTCCTGCAGCAGCCATTGGAGGTGCTGTTGGAGCTCTTGCATTGATTGCTCTTTTGTTTCTTGTCCTATGGTTTTGCATCTTTCGTCACAAGAATGCGTCTGAGACAACAGGCTCTTCTGATCCATCGTCTCAAG AAGGAAGAAATGTTGCAATGGAGTTGTCAATGAGAGAATCAAGAAGGTTTGGAATGGAGGAACTTGCTCAAGCCACCAAGAGTTTCACCAGTAAAAGCCTCATTGGTACAGGCAAATTCGGCGAGGTTTACAAAGGTCTGCTTCAAGACGGTGTCCTTGTAGCAATCAAGAGAAGACACGGTTTGCCTACACAAGAATTCGTCAACGAG GTTCGGTATCTATCGTCTATCAAGCATCGTAATCTTGTTACTCTTTTGGGTTATTGCCAAGAAAGCAACACTCAGTTTCTTGTCTATGAGTACGTTCCTAATGGAAGTGTTTCCTATCACCTGTACG GTGCTGGTGGAAGTAGGCTAGAGTTTAGAAATAGGCTTGCCATATCTATAGGAGCAGCTAAAG GACTGGCACATCTTCACTCACTGAGTCCTAGGTTGATACACAAGGACTTCAAAACTGCTAATGTTCTTGTGGATGAAAACTTCATTGCTAAAGTTGCGGATGCAGGAGTCCGTAACTTCTTAGGAAGAGAGGATGCTGGTACATCGTCTCACGTTGTTGCTGACCACATCTTCCTCTCCCCAGA GGTTCAAGAGTTCAGAAGATATTCAGAGAAGAGTGATGTGTATGCTTTTGGGGTATTCCTCTTGGAATTAGTAAGTGGAAGAGAAGCATCAGAACCATCCCCTTCAAGTTCAACACAAACTCTTGTCGAATGG ATGCAAAACATAACGGATTACACTGAGATACCTGCAATGATTGATGAGAGACTAGGTGGTACATACACAGCAGAGGGAGTGGAGGAGGTTATTACACTGACACTGATATGTCTTGATGTATCAAGTGAGAAGAGACCAGCAATGAGTTATGTTGTGACAGAGCTTGAGAGAATATTGGACAAAGAAGTGAGCTTAACAACAGTAATGGGTGAAGGTACTCCAACTGTTACTCTTGGAAGTCAGCTTTTTAAAGCATCAAAGTGA
- the LOC106367139 gene encoding protein COFACTOR ASSEMBLY OF COMPLEX C SUBUNIT B CCB1, chloroplastic gives MATKLFSPPLSCPWVTSRDVVIKGRRRRGCDTKRNRVAAVTAMAVEPLSAVSSSAIQIHQWWEQSPSSLLLMAETGGGYSLASYYTSLGLFVISVPGLWSLIKRSVKSKIVRKTFVVSEGIKKEPNQVAGEILSFFTRKNFNVTDRGETITFEGTMVPSRGQAALLTFCTCISLASVGLVLTITVPDFGNNWFFITILSPLAGAYYWKKASRKEEIKVKMMVGKKGKLDEIVVQGDDVQVEEMRKELQLSEKGMVYVKGLFERS, from the exons ATGGCGACGAAGCTGTTTTCTCCGCCGTTGTCTTGTCCATGGGTGACTTCAAGAGATGTAGTAATCAAAGGGCGGCGGAGACGGGGATGTGATACGAAGCGGAACAGAGTAGCCGCCGTCACTGCGATGGCTGTGGAGCCTCTCTCTGCTGTATCTTCTTCAGCGATTCAGATTCATCAATGGTGGGAACAGAGCCCTAGTTCATTACTGTTGATGGCTGAGACAGGTGGTGGTTACTCGTTAGCTAGCTACTACACGTCTCTGGGTTTGTTCGTCATCTCAGTTCCAGGTCTTTGGTCTCTCATTAAACGCTCTGTTAAATCAAAG ATAGTGAGAAAGACGTTCGTTGTTAGCGAAGGGATCAAAAAGGAGCCAAATCAAGTTGCTGGAGagattctttctttcttcacAAGGAAGAACTTTAATGTTACTGATCGAGGAGAAACAATCAC GTTTGAAGGAACAATGGTTCCAAGTAGAGGACAAGCTGCTCTGCTCACGTTCTGTACATGTATAAGCTTAGCAAGTGTGGGTCTTGTCCTAACCATTACGGTGCCTGATTTTGGAAACAATTGGTTCTTTATTACCATTCTTAGTCCACTCGC AGGAGCGTATTACTGGAAGAAGGCGTCGAGGAAGGAGGAGATAAAGGTGAAGATGATGGTGGGAAAAAAGGGGAAACTGGATGAGATTGTGGTTCAAGGAGATGATGTACAAGTTGAAGAAATGAGGAAGGAGCTTCAGCTTAGTGAGAAAGGCATGGTTTATGTTAAAGGTCTCTTTGAGAGATCATGA